The Desulfohalovibrio reitneri genomic interval CCTGGGTGGGCTCGCGGGAGGCGAAGTTGCACTCGGTGAAGTCCGGCGGCAGCACGTCGAAGCCGAACTCCTCCGGATCGGCGCCCGTGCCGCCGGGCCGTGGCAGGCGGCGCAGGCCTTCATGTACAGGGCCTCGGGGTCCGAGGGCAGATCGCTTCCAAGTCGCCCATCCTCCGCCCCGGCCAGGCCGGCGCCCAGAACAGCAGCGCGGCCGCCAGCAGCGGCGCGGCCAGCAGTCCCCAGGGCTTCTTGGCGATTCGCATATCTCCTTCCTTGCTCGCGGCCCTGTCCCGGCCAATCCGGCTTGCCTACCAAAAAGGTAGGTAAATACAGGCTCTTCCATTCACTTTAGACCACTCGCGCGGTATCAGGTCAAGTCGTGGACTGTTGACAACCGAACCCGCCCGCGCACAAGCGAGGCAGGAGGGTCTGGATGCAGCCCATTCGCACCGGCATATTCGACCTGTTCACCATCGGCCCAGGCCCTTCCAGCTCCCACACCATAGGCCCATGCGGGCGGGACACAGATTTCTCCAGGTCCTGCGCGGACTGGATGGCGACGCCCTGGCCCGGGCCACAGGGGTGACGGCCAGGCTGTTCGGCTCGCTCTCGGCCACGGGCAGGGGGCACGGCACGGACCGCGCCCTGGTGGCCGGCTGCTGGGCCATCGCCCGGAAGAGGTGGAGCAGGCCTTTCTAGAGGAGCTGGCCATGCCCCATCCACCGCGCCGAATACCCACTCCGTCCACGGAAACGGTCAGATCGGCCTCCTTCCAGGGGGATGCGGCGGGGTGTGGCTGGGGTGCATGGCCAGCTCCTCTAGAAGGCCTGCTCCACCTCTTCCGGGCGATGGCCCAGCAGCCCGGCCACCAGGGCGCGGTCCGTGCCGTGCCCCTGCCCGTGGCCGAGAGCGAGCCGAACAGCCTGGCCGTCACCCCTGTGGCCCGGGCCAGGGCGTCGCCATCCAGTCCGCGCAGGACCTGGAGAAATCTGTGTCCCGCCCGCATGGGGCCTATGGTGTGGGAGCTGGAAGGGCCTGGGCCGATGGTGAACAGGTCGAATATGCCGGTGCGAATGGGCTGCATCCAGACCCTCCTGCCTCGCTTGTGCGCGGGCGGGTTCGTTGTCAACAGTCCACGACTTGACCTGATACCGCGCGAGTGGTCTAAAGTGAATGGAAGAGCCTGTATTTACCTACCTTTTTGGTAGGCAAGCCGAATTGGCCGGGACAGGGCCGCGAGCAAGGAAGGAGATATGCGAATCGCCAAGAAGCCCTGGGGACTGCTGGCCGCGCCGCTGCTGGCGGCCGCGCTGCTGTTCTGGGCGGCCGGCCTGGCCGGGCGGAGGATGGGCGACTTGGAAGCGATCTGCCCTCGGACCCCGAGGCCCTGTACATGAAGGCCTGCGCCGCCTGCCACGGCCGGGCGGCACGGGCGCCGATCCGGAGGAGTTCGGCTTCGACGTGCTGCCGCCGGACTTCACCGAGTGCAACTTCGCCTCCCGCGAGCCCACCCAGGACTGGTATTTCGTGGTGGCCGAGGGCGGCCCGGCGCGGGGTTTCTCCGAGTTCATGCCCGCCTTCGGCGACGCCATGACCATCGAGCAGGTCGACAAGACGCTGCGCCACGTCCACTCCCTGTGCGGCGACGACGATTGGCCGCGTGGCGAGCTGAACCTGCCCCGGCCGCTGGTGACCACCAAGGCCTACCCCGGGACGAGCTGGTGGTGGAGCTGGAGGTGGACGACAAGAAGCGCCAGAGCACCCGCCTCAAGGCCATTTATGAAAAGCGCATCGGGCCGCGCTTCCAGTTGGAGGCGGCCGTGCCCTACGAGTGGCGGGAGCAGGACGACCAGGACTGGGAGTCCGGCGTGGGCGACGCCACCCTGGGCGCCAAGCTGGTGGCCTACTCCAGCCTGGAGTACGGCTCCATCGTCTCCCCGGGGCTGGAGGTGGTCATCCCCACGGGCGAGGAGAAGAACGGCCTGGGCGGCGGCGTGACCAAGCTGGAGCCGTACTTGGCCTGGGGCAGATATGGCCGCTGTGGGACGTATTCACCCACGCCCAGGTGGGCTACGCCCACGTCATGGGCAACCCTCCGACCGCGACGTCAACGACGAGTGGTTCTGGCGCACTGCCGTGGGCCGCACTTTCACCTTCGGCCGCTTCGGCCGCACCGTGACCCCCATGGTGGAGTTCGTGGGCCAGGAGGAGATCGGCCGGAACACGCCCACGGAGTGGGACGTGGTGCCCCAGGTGCAGATTCCCCTGAACCGCCGCCAGCACGTGCGGCTGGGCCTGGGCGTGCGCTACCCCCTGAACAACTACCAGACACGCGACCACCGCTACATGGCCTATCTGCTCTGGGACTGGTTCGACGGCGGTTTCTTCGAGGGATGGTGAGCATGCGCGCGATACGACTCCTGCTCGTTCTCCTGCTGGTGTTGGCCGGTACGGCCGTGGCCGCTGGCGGCGGTGACGCCGGGAACGGGCCGCCCCCCCCGGAACCTGTTCGTCACCCACGAGCGCTGCCTGGCCTGCCACAACGGACTCACCGCGCCTTCGGGCCTGGACATCTCCATGGGCAACGACTGGCGTTCCTCCATCATGGCCAACTCCGCCCGGGACCCTATTGGCAGGCTTCCATCCGCCGCGAGGTGCTGGACCACCCTCGGGCCGAGGCGGAGATTCAGGACGAGTGCTCCGCC includes:
- a CDS encoding serine dehydratase beta chain encodes the protein MRAGHRFLQVLRGLDGDALARATGVTARLFGSLSATGRGHGTDRALVAGCWAIARKRWSRPF